Proteins from a single region of Dehalococcoidia bacterium:
- the rplI gene encoding 50S ribosomal protein L9, whose protein sequence is MNILFLKDLLPTARAGDVKNVKPGFARNYLIPQGVAVLATEEALQRASKLRAEAEERRIQETKDWQVVADGLTGTELDIDVRTGPTGRLYGSITPTIIADSLEEKIGKEMNKRFFNILEPIRIIGKYNIVVKFVEEVTFNLTLNVVPDEVSQKVISEHQEEQEKLKKLEDKEKKSEDNSEEELNKEENDQKSSSEITEKEDNNSNN, encoded by the coding sequence GAGATGTAAAAAATGTAAAACCAGGTTTTGCAAGGAATTATCTAATTCCGCAGGGAGTCGCTGTACTCGCTACAGAAGAAGCATTGCAAAGAGCTTCTAAATTGAGAGCAGAAGCTGAAGAAAGAAGAATTCAAGAAACTAAAGATTGGCAAGTAGTTGCCGACGGGCTTACAGGTACTGAACTTGACATAGATGTCAGAACTGGACCAACAGGAAGGCTTTATGGTTCTATAACTCCTACAATAATTGCAGATTCTTTAGAAGAAAAAATTGGAAAAGAAATGAACAAAAGATTTTTCAATATTCTTGAGCCAATTAGAATTATTGGAAAATATAATATAGTAGTGAAATTTGTAGAAGAAGTAACTTTTAATCTGACCCTAAATGTTGTACCTGATGAAGTCTCTCAAAAGGTAATTAGTGAACATCAAGAAGAACAAGAAAAGTTAAAAAAACTAGAAGACAAAGAAAAGAAATCAGAAGATAATTCTGAAGAAGAATTAAATAAAGAAGAAAATGACCAAAAAAGCTCTTCTGAAATAACCGAAAAAGAAGATAATAATTCCAATAATTAA